The Rana temporaria chromosome 13, aRanTem1.1, whole genome shotgun sequence genome has a window encoding:
- the LOC120921120 gene encoding uncharacterized protein LOC120921120: MPMPPVADVLKALEMDFIERNYEDKYVSQDDVRFVQFLSETIMKRKDGHYEMPLPFKDNSQLALPNNKRLALIRLHHLKKRLKGNRQYHEHYTAFMEETIRKGDAEPAPSLSEEETVWYIPHHGVYHPKKPDKLRVVFDCSAKFKGISLNDTLLTGPDLINSLVGVLCRFRKEAVAVICDIEKMFHQFYIPSEMRNYLRFLWWENGQLETEPKEYRMAVHLFGASSSPGCANFGLKYLARQHKSEHPSASAFIEKNFYVDDGLTSVPTVSEASNLILETQRLCKNAGLRLHKFNSNKRDVLSCIAPSERATTSVPVKLSPDSTTEGQVLGIQWSIENDTFSFSADIKDQPSTRHGILSVVASLYDPLGFIAPFILSGKCILQELCRRGISWDEALPESLCPRWEAWKSSLQALREIKIPRCYHPPDFGNRMKVELHHFSDASNIGYGACSYLRYKNDRDQVHCSFVMAKARVAPTKIVSIPRLELSAAVTAARLSVMLKAELEIEIDKEFFWTDSQVVLAYINNEARRFHVFVANRVQLIREITDPTQWHYVDTTQNPADHASRGLHVADISTSSWLSGPSFLWRSEVHASSSSSAELIVDDPKVKPITTLASQANEQFWSRWKREYLMSVSTRQKWHTPRRNLKVNDIVIIKDDMSPRCQWQLGRVIETTIEKDDLVRRVQVLVGDRRLQDKKDYVSKPSIIERPIQKLVVLIESK, encoded by the coding sequence ATGCCAATGCCGCCTGTCGCTGATGTGTTAAAGGCTTTAGAAATGGACTTCATTGAAAGAAATTATGAAGATAAGTACGTGTCTCAAGATGATGTTCGCTTCGTGCAGTTTCTCTCGGAAACTATAATGAAAAGGAAAGATGGACACTACGAGATGCCGTTACCCTTCAAAGACAACAGTCAACTGGCACTACCAAACAATAAGAGGCTGGCCCTTATTCGACTTCATCATCTAAAGAAAAGATTAAAGGGAAATAGACAGTACCATGAACACTACACTGCATTCATGGAAGAAACAATCAGAAAAGGTGATGCAGAACCAGCCCCTTCATTATCAGAGGAAGAAACAGTGTGGTACATCCCACATCACGGGGTTTATCACCCCAAGAAGCCAGACAAGTTAAGAGTTGTCTTTGATTGTTCAGCAAAGTTCAAAGGCATCTCCCTAAACGATACCTTGCTGACAGGTCCCGACCTGATAAACTCTCTAGTGGGAGTCCTCTGTCGCTTCAGGAAGGAAGCAGTTGCTGTGATATGCGACATTGAAAAGATGTTCCATCAGTTCTATATCCCCTCAGAAATGCGCAATTACTTAAGGTTCCTTTGGTGGGAGAACGGTCAGTTGGAAACAGAACCGAAAGAATACAGAATGGCAGTTCACCTTTTCGGTGCCAGCTCCTCTCCAGGATGTGCCAATTTCGGCCTTAAGTATCTTGCACGACAACACAAGTCAGAACATCCCTCAGCATCAGCCTTCATCGAGAAGAACTTTTATGTCGACGACGGCCTAACTAGCGTTCCAACAGTCAGCGAAGCTTCGAATCTAATCCTCGAAACTCAAAGATTATGTAAAAATGCTGGCCTACGACTGCATAAGTTCAACTCTAATAAAAGGGACGTCCTGTCCTGTATAGCTCCGTCAGAAAGAGCAACAACTAGTGTACCTGTCAAACTTAGCCCAGACTCAACAACAGAAGGACAAGTACTTGGCATTCAGTGGTCAATTGAAAACGACACCTTCAGTTTCAGTGCTGACATAAAGGATCAACCCTCAACTCGTCATGGTATCCTGTCAGTCGTAGCCTCTCTTTATGACCCTCTGGGCTTCATAGCCCCCTTCATACTGAGTGGCAAGTGCATTCTCCAAGAGCTTTGCCGCAGGGGCATCAGTTGGGATGAAGCACTTCCTGAGAGCTTATGTCCACGGTGGGAGGCTTGGAAGAGTAGTCTGCAAGCTTTAAGGGAAATCAAGATACCCAGATGTTACCATCCCCCAGACTTTGGTAACAGAATGAAAGTGGAACTACACCACTTTTCCGATGCCAGCAACATAGGATATGGTGCCTGTTCGTACCTTAGGTACAAAAATGACAGAGATCAAGTCCATTGCAGCTTCGTAATGGCCAAGGCAAGAGTTGCACCAACGAAGATTGTGAGCATCCCAAGGCTTGAACTCTCAGCTGCCGTCACTGCAGCAAGGTTGAGTGTCATGTTGAAGGCAGAACTTGAAATAGAAATTGACAAAGAATTCTTCTGGACAGACTCCCAAGTAGTCTTAGCCTATATCAATAATGAAGCGAGAAGGTTTCACGTGTTTGTAGCCAATCGTGTTCAACTCATAAGAGAGATCACAGATCCAACCCAGTGGCATTATGTGGATACGACCCAAAACCCAGCCGACCATGCATCCAGGGGTCTACATGTAGCGGATATATCCACCTCAAGTTGGTTATCTGGGCCTAGTTTCCTTTGGAGATCTGAAGTGCACGCATCTTCAAGCTCTTCAGCAGAACTAATTGTAGACGATCCTAAAGTCAAACCCATTACAACCCTTGCATCACAAGCCAATGAACAATTCTGGAGTCGGTGGAAAAGAGAATACCTCATGAGTGTTTCCACAAGACAGAAATGGCACACACCTCGACGTAACCTCAAAGTAAATGACATTGTCATAATCAAAGATGATATGTCTCCCAGATGCCAGTGGCAACTAGGACGTGTAATTGAAACTACAATAGAAAAGGATGATCTAGTTCGTCGAGTCCAGGTGTTAGTAGGTGACAGAAGATTGCAAGATAAGAAGGACTATGTATCAAAACCTTCAATTATTGAACGTCCTATTCAAAAGCTAGTAGTTCTCATAGAAAGCAAATAA